From Micromonospora echinospora, one genomic window encodes:
- a CDS encoding DUF47 domain-containing protein, translated as MKFSFRPSEGAFYELFTRAAQNLVKGTELLNELALPGVDVQSVSERLTEVEHDSDQITHELYKKINSTFITPFDREDIYRLGSLLDDVMDHLEAVGNLLYLYGLTKLPSLPREMHELVNVLDQQARLTADAMPRLKSMKDLEDYWIECNRLENEGDQAYRMLLVRLFSGEYDALTVLKMKEVADELEAACDAFEHVANTVETIAVKES; from the coding sequence GTGAAGTTTTCCTTCCGCCCCTCCGAGGGCGCTTTCTACGAGCTCTTCACCAGGGCCGCGCAGAATCTGGTGAAGGGTACGGAGCTGCTCAACGAGCTGGCCCTGCCAGGCGTCGACGTCCAGTCGGTCAGCGAGCGCCTGACCGAGGTGGAGCACGACAGCGACCAGATCACCCACGAGCTGTACAAGAAGATCAACTCCACCTTCATCACCCCGTTCGACCGGGAGGACATCTACCGCCTCGGGTCGCTGCTGGACGACGTGATGGACCACCTGGAGGCGGTCGGCAACCTGCTCTACCTGTACGGCCTCACCAAGCTGCCGTCGCTGCCCCGCGAGATGCACGAGCTGGTCAACGTCCTCGACCAGCAGGCCCGGCTGACCGCCGACGCGATGCCGCGGCTGAAGTCGATGAAGGACCTCGAGGACTACTGGATCGAGTGCAACCGGCTGGAGAACGAGGGCGACCAGGCGTACCGGATGCTGCTGGTCCGCCTCTTCTCCGGCGAGTACGACGCCTTGACCGTGCTGAAGATGAAGGAGGTCGCCGACGAGCTGGAGGCCGCCTGCGACGCCTTCGAGCACGTGGCGAACACCGTCGAGACCATCGCGGTCAAGGAGTCCTGA
- a CDS encoding inorganic phosphate transporter has protein sequence MSPELIAVLAVIAVALVFDYTNGFHDAANAIATSISTRALTPRVALAMAAVGNFIGAHFGGEVAKTVGKGLVELPTGTASLGIVFAGVIGAITWNLITWYFGLPSSSSHALIGGLVGSTIAASGTVLWSGIGESVVIPMVLSPMVGFLLGYIVMIAVQWIFRKGHPGKLNRGFRWAQTASAAAMSVGHGMQDAAKTIGIVVLALYVGGYQDDPGFIPEWAYWTSAAVLAAGTYAGGWRIIRTLGRRIIDLKPPEGFAAETVASGVLYFNALVLGAPISTTHTITSAIMGVGATKRLSAVRWGVAGNIVGAWILTFPAAGSIGALMYFIVRPLFS, from the coding sequence GTGAGTCCCGAACTCATCGCCGTGCTGGCGGTGATCGCGGTGGCCCTGGTGTTCGACTACACCAACGGCTTCCACGATGCCGCCAACGCGATCGCGACCAGCATCTCCACCCGGGCGCTGACACCCCGGGTCGCCCTGGCCATGGCCGCGGTCGGCAACTTCATCGGCGCGCACTTCGGCGGGGAGGTCGCCAAGACCGTCGGCAAGGGCCTGGTCGAACTTCCCACCGGTACGGCCAGTCTCGGCATCGTCTTCGCCGGGGTGATCGGCGCGATCACCTGGAACCTGATCACCTGGTACTTCGGGCTTCCGTCGTCCTCCTCGCACGCGCTCATCGGTGGCCTGGTCGGCTCGACCATCGCCGCCTCCGGCACGGTGCTCTGGAGCGGCATCGGCGAGAGCGTCGTCATCCCGATGGTGCTCTCGCCGATGGTCGGCTTCCTCCTCGGCTACATCGTGATGATCGCGGTGCAGTGGATCTTCCGGAAGGGGCATCCGGGCAAGCTCAACCGGGGCTTCCGCTGGGCGCAGACCGCCTCGGCCGCCGCCATGTCGGTCGGCCACGGTATGCAGGACGCCGCGAAGACCATCGGCATCGTGGTGCTCGCCCTCTACGTCGGCGGCTACCAGGACGACCCCGGCTTCATCCCGGAGTGGGCGTACTGGACGTCGGCGGCCGTGCTCGCCGCCGGCACGTACGCCGGTGGCTGGCGGATCATCCGCACCCTGGGCCGGCGGATCATCGACCTGAAGCCGCCGGAGGGCTTCGCCGCCGAGACCGTCGCCAGCGGCGTGCTCTACTTCAACGCCCTGGTGCTCGGCGCTCCGATCTCGACCACCCACACGATCACCTCGGCGATCATGGGTGTCGGCGCGACCAAGCGGCTCTCCGCCGTCCGGTGGGGCGTGGCCGGCAACATCGTCGGCGCGTGGATCCTCACCTTCCCGGCCGCCGGCAGCATCGGCGCGCTCATGTACTTCATCGTCCGCCCGCTGTTCAGCTGA
- a CDS encoding NUDIX hydrolase: MTIDSGSFPVPAALVEHARRFRAEGSTPAVPRVAATVLLLRPAAVGFEVYMIRRVAAMAFGGMYAFPGGGVDPSDAQAHPGWAGPDPEEWGGRLGVAAEAARSVVCAAAREVFEEAGVLLAGPDPATVVGDVSGDDWENARVDLEKRRTHFAEFLTGRGLTLRSDLLLPWSRWITPEFEPRRFDTYFFVALLPEGQRTRDVSGEADHTLWISPADALRRSAAGELTMLPPTLLTLAQVATAGDLPDVARLAAGRDAATPITPRLADLDGDAPYFTLD; this comes from the coding sequence ATGACGATCGACAGCGGCAGCTTTCCCGTCCCGGCCGCCCTGGTCGAGCACGCCCGCCGGTTCCGCGCCGAGGGGAGCACCCCGGCGGTGCCCCGGGTCGCGGCCACCGTGCTGCTGCTGCGCCCGGCCGCCGTCGGGTTCGAGGTCTACATGATCCGCCGGGTCGCGGCGATGGCCTTCGGCGGGATGTACGCCTTCCCCGGTGGCGGCGTCGATCCGTCGGACGCGCAGGCGCACCCGGGTTGGGCCGGTCCCGACCCCGAGGAGTGGGGCGGGCGGCTGGGCGTCGCGGCGGAGGCGGCCCGGTCGGTGGTGTGCGCCGCCGCCCGCGAGGTCTTCGAGGAGGCGGGCGTGCTGCTCGCCGGCCCGGACCCGGCGACCGTGGTGGGCGACGTCAGCGGCGACGACTGGGAGAACGCCCGGGTCGACCTGGAGAAGCGGCGTACGCACTTCGCCGAGTTCCTGACCGGCCGGGGGCTGACCCTGCGGTCGGACCTGCTGCTGCCGTGGAGCCGGTGGATCACCCCGGAGTTCGAGCCGCGTCGCTTCGACACGTACTTCTTCGTGGCCCTGCTGCCCGAGGGGCAGCGGACCCGCGACGTCTCCGGCGAGGCCGACCACACCCTGTGGATCAGCCCGGCGGACGCGTTGCGCCGGTCGGCAGCCGGCGAGCTGACCATGCTGCCGCCGACCCTGCTCACGCTTGCGCAGGTGGCGACGGCCGGCGACCTGCCCGACGTGGCCCGGCTCGCGGCCGGTCGGGACGCGGCCACCCCGATCACGCCCCGCCTGGCCGACCTGGACGGCGACGCGCCCTACTTCACCCTGGACTGA
- the sigJ gene encoding RNA polymerase sigma factor SigJ: MDLATEFEAERAHLTALAHRMLGSRAEAEDAVQETWLRCAAALTDPAARAQVHELPAWLTTVCGRICLDVLRSARHRRESYPGQWLPEPVVTPLPDGFAPDPAERVSRADQVGTALLVVLERLTPEQRVALVLHDVFAVGFDTVADVLGTTPAAARQLASRARRAVDADGVPRHRADRAEQRRLVEAFLAASESGDLAELLRVLAPDVVLVGDGGGHFPSARRPILGADAVARFVLGVFGPDGRYTGQVRFRRVLVDGTVGLYGEAPYRDGRTIRVVLSFAVHDGRITGVFNQLNPEKLAALPPL; this comes from the coding sequence GTGGACCTGGCGACCGAGTTCGAGGCGGAGCGGGCCCACCTGACGGCACTGGCGCACCGGATGCTCGGCAGCCGCGCCGAGGCCGAGGACGCCGTCCAGGAGACCTGGCTGCGGTGCGCCGCCGCGCTCACCGACCCGGCGGCCCGCGCGCAGGTCCACGAGCTGCCCGCCTGGCTGACCACGGTCTGCGGCCGGATCTGCCTGGACGTGCTCCGCTCCGCCCGGCACCGGCGGGAGAGCTACCCGGGGCAGTGGCTGCCCGAGCCGGTGGTGACCCCGCTGCCGGACGGGTTCGCCCCCGACCCGGCCGAGCGGGTCAGCCGTGCCGACCAGGTCGGCACCGCGCTGCTGGTGGTCCTGGAACGGCTCACCCCGGAACAGCGGGTGGCGCTGGTGCTGCACGACGTCTTCGCCGTCGGATTCGACACGGTCGCCGACGTGCTCGGGACCACCCCGGCCGCCGCCCGGCAGCTCGCCTCCCGGGCGCGGCGGGCGGTCGACGCCGACGGCGTACCCCGGCACCGGGCCGACCGGGCCGAGCAGCGCCGGCTGGTCGAGGCGTTCCTCGCCGCCAGCGAGTCCGGTGACCTGGCCGAGCTGCTGCGGGTGCTCGCCCCCGACGTGGTGCTGGTCGGCGACGGCGGCGGGCACTTCCCGTCGGCCCGGCGGCCGATCCTCGGCGCGGACGCGGTGGCCCGCTTCGTGCTCGGCGTGTTCGGCCCCGACGGCCGGTACACGGGCCAGGTCCGGTTCCGCCGGGTGCTGGTCGACGGCACCGTCGGCCTGTACGGCGAGGCGCCCTACCGGGACGGCCGGACGATCCGGGTGGTGCTCTCGTTCGCCGTGCACGACGGCCGGATCACCGGGGTGTTCAACCAGCTCAACCCGGAGAAGCTGGCCGCGCTGCCCCCGCTGTAG
- a CDS encoding AI-2E family transporter, with translation MSGRYRRTAVGHLEVCVSRLERVRERLRRAYESGRNAVRAGRERHRARVGTVSVQPGGPDSGVASPATPGPAAPPSAVVVGAESPAAPHPSTASQDDADVPHALRIAAAWSWRLLVVGLVGWALLRIVGQIRIVIIPLAVALLLSALLAPAVGWLLRARFPRSLATAVVLVGGVAAVVGTLTLVVNEFIKGVPELSKKSSQGVRQIQDWLKTGPLHMSDSQLDRYINEGQQWVNDNTNRLTSGALSTAATVAELLTGTLLVVFATFFFLRDGRIIWRFLVRLLPVGARWKVDDAGQASWSTLVAYVRATVLVAFIDAVGIGIFLVVFDIPFAFPLAALVFLGAFIPIVGATLSGTVAVLVALVDSGLVTALIILGVVIGVQQVEGHILQPLIMGRAVAIHPLAVIIGIAAGVVLAGITGALVSVPLIAVLNTAVRRLAARTVPDTPPDAVVVAAKAP, from the coding sequence ATGTCCGGTCGTTACCGTAGGACAGCAGTTGGTCACCTGGAGGTGTGCGTGAGCCGCTTGGAACGGGTACGCGAACGGCTCCGCCGCGCGTACGAGTCGGGACGGAACGCGGTCCGGGCGGGACGGGAACGCCACCGCGCCCGCGTCGGCACCGTCTCCGTTCAGCCAGGTGGACCGGATTCGGGAGTCGCCTCGCCCGCCACCCCGGGGCCGGCCGCCCCGCCGTCGGCAGTGGTGGTCGGCGCGGAGTCCCCGGCCGCCCCCCACCCCTCCACCGCCAGCCAGGACGACGCGGACGTCCCTCACGCGCTGCGGATCGCCGCCGCCTGGTCGTGGCGGCTGCTCGTGGTCGGACTGGTCGGCTGGGCACTGCTGCGCATCGTCGGCCAGATCCGCATCGTGATCATCCCGTTGGCCGTCGCGCTGCTGCTCTCGGCGCTGCTCGCCCCGGCCGTGGGCTGGCTGCTGCGGGCCCGCTTCCCCCGGTCGCTGGCCACGGCGGTGGTGCTGGTGGGCGGGGTGGCCGCCGTGGTCGGCACGCTGACCCTGGTGGTCAACGAGTTCATCAAGGGCGTCCCGGAGCTGAGCAAGAAGTCCTCCCAGGGGGTCCGGCAGATCCAGGACTGGCTGAAGACCGGCCCGCTGCACATGAGCGACAGTCAGCTCGACCGCTACATCAACGAGGGTCAGCAGTGGGTGAACGACAACACCAACCGGCTGACCAGCGGCGCGCTCTCCACCGCCGCGACCGTCGCCGAGCTGCTGACCGGCACCCTGCTGGTGGTGTTCGCAACGTTCTTCTTCCTCCGGGACGGCCGGATCATCTGGCGCTTCCTGGTCCGGCTGCTGCCGGTCGGAGCCCGCTGGAAGGTCGACGACGCCGGTCAGGCCTCCTGGTCGACCCTGGTCGCCTACGTCCGCGCCACCGTGCTGGTGGCCTTCATCGACGCGGTCGGCATCGGCATCTTCCTGGTCGTCTTCGACATCCCGTTCGCCTTCCCGCTGGCGGCGCTGGTCTTCCTCGGCGCGTTCATCCCGATCGTCGGCGCGACCCTCTCCGGCACGGTCGCGGTGCTGGTCGCCCTGGTCGACAGTGGACTGGTCACCGCCCTGATCATCCTCGGCGTGGTGATCGGGGTGCAGCAGGTCGAGGGGCACATCCTCCAGCCGTTGATCATGGGCCGGGCGGTGGCCATCCACCCGCTCGCCGTGATCATCGGTATCGCCGCCGGGGTGGTGCTGGCCGGGATCACCGGTGCCCTGGTCTCGGTCCCGCTGATCGCGGTGCTGAACACCGCCGTGCGCCGGCTCGCCGCCCGTACGGTGCCGGACACGCCGCCGGACGCGGTGGTGGTCGCCGCCAAGGCTCCGTAA
- a CDS encoding PPK2 family polyphosphate kinase, which produces MSAPEVSDIVPPVDGGIRQRLRVAPGGATPVDLAAIDPRATPGLPGATVTGPDRKSWCRAQVRLVGAELARQQEMLFASVKVDPADGRRVLLVLQAMDCGGKDGTVKRVAGAMNPLGLRITSFGPPTDEELKHHFLWRIRRALPSAGRVGIFNRSHYEDVLIGRVEALAPEEILRERYDEINAFEQELAAEGVSLVKVMLHISKDEQRERLLERLTDPRKHWKYDPADVDARARWDDYQAAYAEALSRCATDAAPWYVVPADRKWYRDWAVAHLLRETFATLDLGYPPPTVDLARERGRLLSGWAGQGEQRVNDA; this is translated from the coding sequence ATGAGCGCACCCGAAGTGTCCGACATCGTCCCTCCGGTCGACGGCGGGATCCGGCAGCGGCTCCGGGTGGCACCCGGTGGCGCCACCCCGGTCGACCTCGCCGCGATCGATCCGCGCGCCACACCCGGGCTGCCCGGCGCCACGGTGACCGGCCCCGACCGTAAGTCGTGGTGCCGGGCGCAGGTGCGGCTGGTCGGCGCGGAGCTGGCCCGGCAGCAGGAGATGCTCTTCGCCTCGGTCAAGGTCGACCCGGCCGACGGTCGTCGGGTGCTGCTGGTCCTCCAGGCGATGGACTGCGGTGGCAAGGACGGCACGGTGAAGCGGGTGGCCGGCGCGATGAATCCGCTCGGGCTGCGGATCACCTCGTTCGGGCCGCCGACCGACGAGGAGCTGAAGCACCACTTCCTGTGGCGGATCCGCCGGGCCCTGCCGTCCGCCGGCCGGGTCGGGATCTTCAACCGGTCCCACTACGAGGACGTGCTGATCGGTCGGGTCGAGGCGCTGGCCCCCGAGGAGATCCTGCGGGAGCGCTACGACGAGATCAACGCCTTCGAGCAGGAGCTGGCCGCCGAGGGGGTCAGCCTGGTCAAGGTGATGCTGCACATCTCGAAGGACGAGCAGCGCGAGCGGCTGCTGGAGCGGCTCACCGACCCGCGCAAGCACTGGAAGTACGACCCGGCCGACGTGGACGCCCGGGCCCGCTGGGACGACTACCAGGCCGCGTACGCCGAGGCGCTGTCCCGCTGCGCGACCGACGCCGCCCCCTGGTACGTCGTCCCGGCGGACCGGAAGTGGTACCGCGACTGGGCGGTGGCGCACCTGCTGCGTGAGACGTTCGCCACGCTTGACCTGGGGTATCCGCCGCCGACCGTCGATCTCGCGCGGGAACGGGGGCGACTGCTGTCCGGATGGGCGGGTCAAGGTGAACAGCGGGTGAACGATGCATGA
- a CDS encoding low temperature requirement protein A, whose amino-acid sequence MTPGGQRKPLRAGEGPHESTILDLLLDLVFVFALNRIAEEAIHTLTGEPHLALPRAGEVLLLFLAMWLVWFFAALAASRFDPRYPEIQVVIFGVAFGSVVMGVSAPAAYDGHGAHFVGAYVAIQIGRPLMLAFFQRRRAHEIVVPPPIPSRILCWSVVAAVPWIVGAFVPTGVVRGGLWALGLTIEYVGLITGWPTPGLGRSRIHDWDVVGEYLADRYRQFFIIALGESVLLSGLTFSSHPFGAGQTEAFVCAFLSTALLWRIYFYRAGTVMKSAVAAATQPARLVAHGFVTHLTMVVGVVTTAVGYGLVIEHPYDTANPTWLAAVLGGPALFLAGRARFEYDIFGRVSPVRIIGILVLAATSLILVRLPLLAAIIAVVAVLLCIAVADAARARGRSLEEAAPPH is encoded by the coding sequence ATGACGCCGGGTGGGCAGCGTAAGCCGCTGAGAGCGGGCGAAGGGCCACACGAGTCCACGATCCTGGATCTGCTCCTGGACCTGGTGTTCGTCTTCGCGCTCAACCGGATCGCCGAAGAGGCCATCCACACACTGACCGGCGAGCCGCACCTTGCCCTGCCCCGGGCCGGTGAGGTGCTGCTGCTCTTCCTGGCCATGTGGCTGGTGTGGTTCTTCGCCGCATTGGCGGCGAGCAGGTTCGACCCGCGGTACCCGGAGATCCAGGTGGTGATCTTCGGCGTCGCGTTCGGCAGCGTCGTGATGGGGGTCTCGGCACCGGCAGCGTACGACGGGCACGGCGCCCACTTCGTCGGCGCGTACGTGGCGATCCAGATCGGTCGTCCCCTGATGCTGGCGTTCTTCCAGCGCAGACGCGCTCACGAGATCGTCGTCCCGCCTCCGATCCCGTCGCGGATCCTCTGCTGGTCCGTGGTCGCCGCTGTGCCGTGGATCGTCGGGGCGTTCGTTCCGACCGGCGTCGTCCGGGGCGGGCTGTGGGCGCTCGGGCTGACCATCGAGTACGTCGGGCTGATCACCGGTTGGCCGACACCGGGGTTGGGCCGCAGCCGGATCCACGACTGGGACGTGGTCGGCGAATACCTGGCCGACCGCTACCGCCAGTTCTTCATCATCGCCCTCGGGGAGTCCGTGCTGCTCAGCGGGCTGACCTTCAGCAGCCACCCGTTCGGCGCGGGACAGACCGAGGCGTTCGTCTGCGCCTTCCTCAGCACGGCGTTGCTCTGGCGCATCTACTTCTACCGCGCCGGCACGGTGATGAAGAGCGCTGTCGCGGCCGCCACCCAGCCGGCCCGGCTCGTCGCGCACGGATTCGTCACCCATCTGACGATGGTGGTCGGCGTCGTCACCACCGCAGTGGGCTACGGACTCGTCATCGAGCACCCGTACGACACGGCGAACCCGACGTGGCTCGCCGCCGTCCTCGGCGGACCGGCGCTGTTCCTGGCCGGCCGGGCCCGCTTCGAGTACGACATCTTCGGACGGGTGTCCCCGGTTCGGATCATCGGCATCCTCGTCCTGGCCGCGACGAGTCTGATCCTGGTCCGACTGCCGCTGCTGGCGGCGATCATCGCCGTCGTGGCCGTCCTGCTGTGCATCGCCGTCGCCGACGCGGCCCGCGCCCGTGGCCGGTCGCTGGAGGAAGCCGCGCCACCGCACTGA
- a CDS encoding ATP-dependent DNA helicase has translation MPDGDLRHDVIDANGVVGYRYGRTVTPPRAATSSASSRTRRRGSRPSGAELLEAAVGAVPGGSARPGQQQMVTAIEECVASREHLLVQAGTGTGKSLGYLAPALTVDGPVVVSTATLALQAQLVERDLPRLAEAVEPVLGRRPTFAVLKGRHHYLCLARLDSSTEDEPADTLFDTPTGSGGGTRWLGEAGRLGKQVQRLRDWAMETDTGDRDELDPGVDDQAWRLVSMPARECVGASRCGFGAECFAEASRARAREADIVVTNHSLLAVDMLAGRHIVPPHKLLIVDEAHELADRVSSAAQAELVPELIDRSAKRARPLLKPEAAEALAEAGDALAVALTEAPAGRITSGLPGPLREACTLLDAATRAALDAIGEVKADDPDPVRKQQAKAVLDELSTTAQRLLEEADHDVAWVEKPDNGNRRALVVAPLSVAGTLATHLYEERTVVATSATLTLGGRFDTVARALGLEAPPTNPPSPAASALATATGRPDRSASTRTDTPVTPSRDRQGSAPAGAAEPATEGPGWRSLDVGSPFDYARQGILYVAAHLPRPSVSGLPEAAGEELLTLVGALGGRTLGLFSSRRAAQQAAELLRARTDLPILLQGEESLPLLVRRFKEEKSSCLFGVMSLWQGVDVPGDSCQLVVIDRLPFPRPDEPLAAARAAAVDAGGGSGFASVSVPIAAIRLAQGVGRLIRSTGDRGVVAVLDSRLETARGYGPFLRRSLPPFWYTTRPEVARGALERLGRS, from the coding sequence ATTCCGGACGGTGACCTCCGCCACGACGTCATCGACGCGAACGGTGTCGTCGGCTACCGGTACGGTCGCACGGTGACTCCGCCGCGCGCCGCCACCAGTTCCGCCAGTTCCCGCACCCGGCGCCGGGGGTCCCGGCCGAGCGGCGCGGAGCTGCTCGAAGCGGCCGTGGGCGCGGTGCCCGGCGGGTCGGCCCGGCCCGGACAGCAGCAGATGGTCACCGCGATCGAGGAGTGCGTCGCCAGCCGGGAACACCTGCTGGTGCAGGCCGGCACCGGCACCGGCAAGTCCCTGGGCTACCTCGCCCCGGCGCTGACCGTGGACGGGCCGGTGGTGGTCTCCACCGCCACCCTCGCCCTCCAGGCCCAGCTCGTCGAGCGCGACCTGCCCCGGCTCGCCGAGGCGGTCGAGCCGGTGCTCGGCCGCCGGCCGACCTTCGCCGTCCTCAAGGGACGGCACCACTACCTCTGCCTGGCGCGCCTGGACAGCTCCACCGAGGACGAACCGGCCGACACCCTCTTCGACACCCCGACCGGCTCGGGCGGGGGCACCCGGTGGCTCGGCGAGGCGGGCCGGCTCGGCAAGCAGGTCCAGCGGCTGCGCGACTGGGCGATGGAGACCGACACCGGTGACCGTGACGAACTGGACCCCGGCGTGGACGACCAGGCGTGGCGACTGGTGTCGATGCCGGCCCGGGAGTGCGTCGGGGCGTCCCGCTGCGGGTTCGGGGCGGAGTGCTTCGCCGAGGCCTCGCGGGCGCGGGCCCGGGAGGCGGACATCGTCGTCACCAACCACAGCCTGCTCGCGGTGGACATGCTGGCCGGCCGGCACATCGTGCCGCCGCACAAGCTGCTGATCGTCGACGAGGCCCACGAACTGGCCGACCGGGTCTCCTCGGCGGCCCAGGCCGAGCTGGTGCCCGAGCTGATCGACCGGTCCGCCAAGCGGGCCCGGCCCCTGCTCAAGCCGGAGGCCGCCGAGGCGCTCGCCGAGGCCGGCGACGCGCTGGCCGTCGCGCTGACCGAGGCGCCCGCCGGGCGGATCACCAGTGGGCTGCCGGGGCCGCTGCGGGAGGCGTGCACCCTGCTGGACGCGGCGACCCGGGCCGCCCTCGACGCGATCGGCGAGGTCAAGGCCGACGACCCGGACCCGGTCCGCAAGCAGCAGGCCAAGGCGGTGCTGGACGAACTCTCCACCACCGCGCAGCGGCTGCTGGAGGAGGCCGACCACGACGTGGCCTGGGTGGAGAAGCCGGACAACGGCAACCGGCGGGCCCTGGTGGTCGCGCCGCTCTCCGTCGCCGGCACCCTCGCCACCCACCTGTACGAGGAGCGCACCGTCGTCGCCACCTCGGCCACCCTGACCCTGGGCGGCCGGTTCGACACGGTGGCCCGGGCACTCGGGCTGGAGGCCCCGCCGACCAACCCGCCGTCGCCGGCCGCCAGCGCCCTCGCCACCGCCACCGGGCGACCCGACCGGTCGGCGTCGACGCGGACGGACACCCCGGTGACGCCGTCGCGCGACCGCCAGGGGTCGGCCCCGGCCGGTGCCGCCGAGCCGGCGACCGAGGGGCCGGGCTGGCGGTCGCTCGACGTGGGCTCCCCCTTCGACTACGCCCGGCAGGGCATCCTCTACGTCGCCGCGCACCTGCCCCGGCCCAGCGTCTCCGGGCTTCCCGAGGCGGCCGGCGAGGAACTGCTCACGCTGGTCGGCGCGCTCGGTGGGCGTACCCTCGGGCTCTTCTCGTCGCGGCGGGCCGCGCAGCAGGCCGCGGAGCTGCTCCGGGCGCGGACCGACCTGCCGATCCTGCTCCAGGGCGAGGAGTCCCTGCCGCTGCTGGTCCGCCGGTTCAAGGAGGAGAAGTCGAGCTGCCTGTTCGGGGTGATGTCGCTCTGGCAGGGAGTGGACGTGCCGGGCGACTCCTGCCAGCTCGTGGTGATCGACCGGCTGCCATTCCCGCGTCCCGACGAGCCGCTCGCGGCGGCCCGGGCGGCGGCGGTGGACGCGGGCGGTGGCTCCGGCTTCGCGTCGGTCAGCGTGCCGATCGCCGCCATCCGGCTGGCCCAGGGGGTCGGGCGGCTGATCCGCTCCACCGGCGACCGGGGCGTGGTCGCGGTGCTGGACTCCCGCTTGGAGACGGCCCGTGGGTACGGCCCGTTCCTGCGCCGGTCGCTGCCGCCGTTCTGGTACACCACCCGCCCGGAGGTCGCCCGGGGTGCCCTGGAGCGGCTCGGCCGCTCCTGA
- a CDS encoding Gfo/Idh/MocA family protein, which yields MTRWGILATGNIAARFAEDLTLVPDAELVAVGSRTAEAAELFAAKHGVARAYGSWAELAADSDLDVVYVATPHSAHHEATMTCLDAGRAVLVEKPFTLDLADSTELVETARSRGVFLMEAMWMRCNPLILRMVELVAEGAIGTVTGVRADFSMAGPFPPESRLRALALGGGALLDVGIYPVSLAHLLLGMPDHVHAWAKISPEGVDENTGIVLGYDSGAVATLSCGLVGASPVTASVVGTTGRIDLPSLFFRPDSLTLHRADHEPETIHSELVGNGYQYEAIEVQRCLAEGQLESPLVPHATTLEVMGLLDDVRARIGVEYPARR from the coding sequence ATGACACGTTGGGGCATCCTGGCCACCGGAAACATCGCCGCCCGCTTCGCCGAGGACCTGACGCTGGTGCCGGACGCCGAGCTGGTCGCCGTCGGCTCGCGTACCGCCGAGGCCGCCGAGCTGTTCGCCGCCAAGCACGGCGTCGCGCGGGCGTACGGCTCCTGGGCGGAGCTGGCCGCCGATTCCGACCTGGACGTGGTGTACGTCGCCACGCCGCACTCCGCCCACCACGAGGCGACCATGACCTGCCTCGACGCGGGGCGGGCGGTGCTGGTGGAGAAGCCGTTCACGCTCGACCTGGCGGACAGCACCGAGCTGGTGGAGACCGCGCGTTCCCGTGGCGTCTTCCTGATGGAGGCCATGTGGATGCGGTGCAACCCGCTGATCCTGCGGATGGTCGAGCTGGTCGCCGAGGGGGCGATCGGCACGGTCACCGGTGTGCGGGCCGACTTCAGCATGGCGGGGCCGTTCCCGCCGGAGAGCCGGCTGCGTGCCCTGGCGCTGGGCGGCGGCGCTCTGTTGGACGTGGGCATCTACCCGGTCAGCCTGGCGCACCTGCTGCTCGGGATGCCCGACCACGTCCACGCCTGGGCCAAGATCAGCCCGGAGGGCGTGGACGAGAACACCGGCATCGTCCTCGGCTACGACTCCGGGGCGGTCGCCACGCTGAGCTGCGGTCTGGTCGGGGCGAGCCCGGTGACCGCCTCGGTCGTCGGCACCACCGGCCGGATCGACCTGCCGTCGCTGTTCTTCCGCCCCGACTCGCTGACCCTGCACCGGGCCGACCACGAGCCGGAGACGATCCACTCCGAGCTGGTCGGCAACGGCTACCAGTACGAGGCGATCGAGGTGCAGCGTTGCCTGGCCGAGGGGCAGTTGGAGAGCCCGCTGGTGCCGCACGCGACCACGCTGGAGGTGATGGGCCTGCTGGACGACGTCCGCGCCCGGATCGGCGTGGAGTATCCGGCTCGGCGGTAG
- a CDS encoding DUF402 domain-containing protein, whose translation MPNDVVRVVYRKYDGSAHRDYPARRLAEDDLGVWLGVTAGTESIYHGRPSVEQIPFVLLVPHHGWWTGMFNPPPRTSEVYCDIASPARWEGTDTVHLVDLDLDVVRRRATGLVELRDEDEFAEHRVRFGYPEDLVVEAETAARWLMGALGDGTEPFATSYRKWLALVV comes from the coding sequence ATGCCGAACGACGTGGTGCGCGTGGTCTACCGGAAGTACGACGGCAGCGCCCACCGCGACTACCCGGCCCGACGGCTCGCCGAGGACGACCTGGGCGTCTGGCTCGGCGTCACCGCCGGCACCGAGTCGATCTACCACGGCCGCCCCTCGGTGGAGCAGATCCCCTTCGTCCTGCTGGTGCCCCACCACGGTTGGTGGACGGGGATGTTCAACCCGCCACCGCGCACCAGCGAGGTCTACTGCGACATCGCCAGCCCGGCGCGCTGGGAGGGCACCGACACCGTCCACCTGGTCGACCTCGACCTGGACGTGGTCCGCCGGCGGGCCACCGGGCTGGTCGAGCTGCGCGACGAGGACGAGTTCGCCGAACACCGGGTCCGGTTCGGCTACCCGGAGGACCTGGTGGTGGAGGCGGAGACCGCCGCGCGCTGGCTGATGGGCGCGCTGGGCGACGGCACCGAGCCGTTCGCCACGTCGTACCGCAAGTGGCTCGCCCTGGTGGTCTGA